In Glycine max cultivar Williams 82 chromosome 7, Glycine_max_v4.0, whole genome shotgun sequence, a single window of DNA contains:
- the LOC100779979 gene encoding uncharacterized protein, with amino-acid sequence MALQWLILTYVVAAEAAVAILLTLPTPKLLRDRFASLVSLILQPALFIVPFAGFQLLDIYWKNEHRLMCTSEVCTAAERDRYEKSIYKAQRNVILCVTACLLYWSISRICKYQKEIQSLEEGEKRIKSH; translated from the exons ATGGCGTTGCAGTGGCTGATTCTCACTTACGTGGTCGCAGCTGAGGCTGCCGTGGCCATTCTGCTAACCCTTCCCACGCCCAAACTCCTAAGGGACCGTTTCGCCTCTCTCGTTTCCCTCATTCTTCAACCCGCGCTTTTCATTGTCCCCTTTGCGGGGTTCCAACTCCTTG ATATATACTGGAAAAATGAGCATCGGTTGATGTGTACCTCTGAAGTTTGTACTGCTGCGGAGAGAGATCGATATGAGAAATCT ATATACAAAGCTCAGAGGAATGTAATACTGTGTGTTACAGCATGTCTTCTCTACTG GTCTATCAGCCGCATTTGCAAGTATCAGAAGGAAATCCAGAGTCTGGAGGAAGGGGAGAAGAGAATCAAGTCCCACTAG